The Candidatus Babeliales bacterium DNA window AAAGTTGATTGCAATGAAACTTTGTATTTCAAGATAATTTTCCTTATAGTAGTGGCTATATTTACTGCAGTTGAACTTTAGTTAATAAAAGAAGGTTTTTATGATCAGAAAACGATGGTGTATTCAGTTGAGTTTTATTATTAGTATGCTGTGTGTAGGATCTGAAGCACGATCAGCCAATCAAGAAGAAGAGCGAAAATGTGAGGTGCCATTAGCCGATCTACGAGAGCAACAATTTGGAGAGTGGTTATGTAGCGTTCCCCTGCCATTGTTTCAACAAATAATGAAATATACGTACTCTGAACAAGGGCCATCAACAATATATGACCAACGTACGGCGTGGTTATTCCCTTACATCCTGTGTAACGATGCACAGATGGTAGCGTTGAGCGATGATGGCCACTCATTAGCGACAAAGCATACAGGGAAGATATCTGTATGGGATCCTAAGACATTAGCACTGCTACGAACAACAGAGGATAAAGAAGACGTAGCCACTTTGCCGATTGGCTTTCAACGACCTTCGTTTGCCGATGGTGATAAGTTTCTCATGGTTGCCGATGATGGCACTGTAAATATATATGATGCCAAGACGAGGGCATACATCCGCAGATTTGCAATTGATGGGAAAGACAAGCACGTTATGATTGGTCTGAAAGGTCAATATCTTGTTACGCGCGCTTGTGCGGGGAAAGGTAGTGGCGCAGTACACATTTGGAAACCAAAAGAGTCACGATTTGGTCCGCGAATAGTTGCAGCTGTTACACGGGCTCGCCAGGCATATGTGGCGCAGCAAGAGACAAAAAGGCGTAAGCTTTTGAAGAAATAAAAAAGGAATTGCATGATCGCAATAAAACAACACATGCGCTTGATGTGTGTATTTAGTTATGCAGTGTAATCATCAGCATTATTAGCATGCACTTGCGGATACGGTTCGTTCGTTACAGTATCTTTTCAGGAGGGTTGTTCAGGGGCTCTTGTTTTACAAATAACATAAGAATCAAAGCCACAATTGTTACAAGCAAAGAGTAAGCGAAGGCGGATTGAGGTGATAAGAATGTCCATACAGTACCGACAATAACACTTGAAAATAGATCCCCGAGGCCGTCGATGCTTTGTAAAAGACCAAAACCAATTCCTCTCATTTCTTCGGGTAATAATTGTGCGGCATATGATTTTTCTACTGCGGTAACTGTTCCCGTGCAGAGCCCAGCGCTCATAAAAATAATCATCCATAAAAAGATTTGAGTTTCTGCAAAGAGCAGTGTGAAAGTAGTAATAATAAAAGAACCAAAGCCAAAAATACCGAGTAGCATTCTCCTGTCTACGTAATCGCTGAGATAACCGATACTGAATTCGCTCAGTGCTCGAATTATATTAAAAAGAATATAGAGCAAGATGGTCCATCCTGTTGCAATGATAGATATATTTGTCTGGCCCATGAACATTTGTTGTGCTCGATAGATTAACAGCGTTTTATTAAAATTAGCGATACCAAAAACAAACATAACAAAAGTAAAATATTTAAATTGAAATGGCAGTTGCGCAATTTGCTCATTGAAGGTTATTGGATGTAATGGAGCAGTATTTTTCTTATAATTACTTGTTAGGAAAATGAGAGTTAATACTGAGATTATGCCGGGAATAAAAGCAATAAAAAAATTGTACGGTAACGTACAGTATTTTATGGTAAAAAAAGCGAGTGTAGGTCCTGCAATTGCACCCAAGGTATCAAGCCCTCTATTGAACCCATATACTTTTCCGTAATCAGGTGGAGAGGAAATTTGTGAAAGCCAAACATCTTTCATAGGTTCTCGCAATCCTCGCCCCATCCACGCAATTATTTGGTAAAGAAAAACCTGCCAAATATGGAGCGCGGTTCCAATGAGGCTGGTGAAAATAGGGGTGATTGCATAGCCAATAACTAATATAGGTTTAAAATATCTTACATGATTTGTCAGCCATCCAGAAATCAACTTCATGATCATAGAACAGGCATCAGCAAAGCCCATTATTATTCCTAATGCAAGTGGTGCGTGCATTGTTCCAATCATCTGTTCAATAAACGCCGGTAATAATGCCGTGGTCATTTCGTGATTAAAGTCATTAAATAAACTGGTAAAGCTGATGCCAATTAAGTCTTTACTGAGCCAAGATAGTTTTTTCATATCAGTTTCCTCTGTTTTATGCAGGAGGCGTAATTACTTCTTTCATATTTTTAATGTCATGTAACAATATTTATGCTCAATAAAGCAACTATTTAGACAGGATGTTTTTATGCATCGTGTTTTGACTTACAATGCCATCTTTTCAGAAATGAAAGTGGATCAAATAATTTTTTTATTTGATCCGCTCATGCATTAAAGTGAAGTTTCAAGTAATTACAGTATGTGTCGACGTAAGCTTATATGCTACGCCCGTGTTTTTTGGTACCAATCAGAAGGAGCAACCATTGATCTGCTCGCCACACGAATTGCTGTTGCAGATCTTTTTCAGGTGATTCTGGCATATTTTTGAAATATGTTTGTAATTTGCGAAGCGTTAGAATTTGACGGTGAATTTCTTCCCCCGCTTGCATGCTGTTTTCTATGAAGTATTCTTTGCCAGCGTATTTATAGGTATATGGATAAGGAGTGACTAAAGGGATGCTCCAAGCGGGGTCCCTGGGAGTGAGATGAAAGTATGCGGGTGCCAAGTCGTGCACGATGAATAGGGCTCATAAGTCGGTGCATTGCAGTAATGGGTGTTGTTGCTAATGCAAGGATGATAAGTGTGGTAGAGATTTGGGTATTCATAAGAATTCCTTAAAATGTAAAAAGGTTAAAAATAACAATAATTTTTATGCCGCAAGCTGTGCGTAATCGATTTGTCCAATAAGTTTCTCTGGATTAAGATTCTTTTTTTCTGCAGGTCCAAATTGTCGGGTAATGCTACCGTTTTCTAGTACCCAAACTTTATTACCAATGCTGAGTGCAATATGGGGATCATGGGTGATTAAAAGCGTTGTAATAGAATGTTGTTTGATAAATTGTGCGGCATATTTGAGTAATATTGTGGCAGCCTGTGGATCGAGTGCAGCGGTTGGTTCATCAAGCAATAAGAGTTTTGGTACCAGTTGTGTCGCCATTACAAAAGCAATGAGTTGCCGTTGACCTCCTGACAAGGCATTCATTGGTTTATCTAGTACTGAAACGTCCATGGCAATCTCCTGTATAATCTGCTGCGCGCGAGCGGTTGGCATTGCTTGCATGCCGTTGACCAGTTTTGCAGATCGACGACTATAATGAGCCATAGCAAGATTTTGCCTGACTGTCATAGATCCCGCGCAGTTCAGCTGTGTGTTTTGGAAAATACGAGTAATCATTCCGGCGCGCTTCAGTTCAGGTAACTGAGTAATATCTTTGCCATCAAGGATAATAGATCCCTTTTGCGGTTGTATCTTTCCCGCAATGGTATCAAAAAACGTACTTTTTCCAGCACCATTTCCGCCAACTATGACAATGAAATCGCCGTGTTGCGCATCGCATGATAGAGCACGTAAAATATGATTATTGCCGCGCCAAAGATCAACATTGTTAAGTTGTAGCATGAGATAAATCCTTATTTTTATGCAATGATTGCTTAATAACAATTAATAAAACAATAAGTAATGCGGTGATGAGCTTGTTCCAATCTTGATCCAGTTGTAGTTCAAAAGTCAGAGCAATGATCGTTTGATATGCAATTGTACCGAACAGCAGTGTTATGCCAAACTGCGTACTGATCGTTTGTGCGATGATCATACCAGCAAGACCGATAATGAGTACGCCTACGGTTGTCCATATCGAAAAATATCCTGCATATTGCATAAACAAAGCGCCACTGATTGCAGCGAGTGCGTTGGATAAAGCAAGTCCGAAAATGATATAGCTATGTACATTTTTACCAACGTTAGTAAGCGTTTGTGGAGAGTTGCCGACCGTTTGGAGTAAAAATCCAACTTCTGTTTTGAGCAACCAGTTGATAAGAGAAAAAAGTATGATGCAGAATAGAGTAAGCAACACTAGTGCTTGGTAAGGAGCTAGTGCATCAGGTAAAAGGGTAAAGATAGTAGGTTTGTTGGTGAGTGTCATATTCGAACCAGCTATTTTTAAGCTGACTGAAAAGAGTGCAGTGGTGACCACAATACCGCTAATCAGATTGTTTAATTTTAATTTTGTATGCAATAGCCCCGTTGCAATACCTGAGATAGCACCAGCGGCTGCCGCACCTGCAAGTGCAAGCCATGGATGAACGTTCCACACTATGAGTAGGGCGGTTGTGGCACCGCCAAGTCCGAATGCTCCTTCAACTGCCAAATTATCAAAATTAATCAGGCGTGAAGATACATATACTGCTGCAACAATTATGCCAAATATAAGCCCACGCTCTATAATGCCTTGTGCGACCTGTAACAGTTCTATCATTGTTTTTCCTCAATTAAAATAACGTGATTTTGTAATGATTCGGGAATAATAAGTTCGAGTGCTTTTAATATTTTTGCATTAACGTATATGGTGTCAGTTGCTGCATGTTCAATGGGTAGCGTGCTGTTATCTTTTGTTGTAGTAAGCAGTGTGTGTGTAATGTAACCAGCTCTTTTTCCATGTTCTGCGTAGTCAACTCCACGTGCAGCAAGTGCCCCTTGTTCTACTGCTTGGTTATAGCATGCAAAGAGAGGTTTTTTGTTTTTGTATGCTGTGGTGGCAATAAAGCTCATAGCGCAAGCAAGCATGTTATCAGTAGGGCATATAATGGCATCGGCTTTGCGACATGCTAAACTTACTGCGTTGGGAATATCGCTTTCTTGATGTATGCCGACTTCTATAAGTGCAATGTTAAAAGTATTAAGTTCTTGTTTGATTTGCCGCAATTGAATAATCGAATTGAGTTCAGCAGTGTTGTATAGTACTGCAATTGTTTGTGCATGAGGAAGTAATAGGTGAATCATTTCAATCTGTTTATGCATATCGATCATATCAGTTACGCCATAAATGTTATTCTGTTCTCCTAATATTTGTGTATCGGTCATTGCGGCAACAATAATTGGTTTATCTTTTTCTATTGTTGCCATCGCTTGTGCTGCTGGAGTTGCTATTGCGTAGATCGCCGTTATCGCTTTGTTAATATGAAAGCGCTGCGCAATCGTGTGTGCATTGGTAACAGAACCTTGGGCGTTTTGTATAATAAATTCGACGGAATCATCCATCTTATTTTTTAATTCTGCGATAAACCCATCTCGAGCGGCATCCAGAGCTGGATGTGATGCGGTTTGTAAGATGCCAATAATCGTTTTGTTTTTGTACAGAGATGAATTTGTTTGCTTGGTATAGGCAAGAATACTAACGATTGTTAGTGCAGTAACCGTCAATATTGTCTTTTTTAAATACATAGATATTACCTTTGTTTTTACTGGTCTATAACGTGTACAAGATTTTTAATTGCTTCAGGAATGGTTATATTGAGCTCATCCAAATAATGTTTATTAACGAAGATACGATCGGTTAACGCTTGTTCAATGGGTAATGCATATGTTTTTTTCCCTTCAATAAGTACTTGGTATGCAATGTGTGCAGTTTGCTTTCCGCTGAGCATATAATCAACACCACGTGCAGCTAAAGCGCCTGCCGCAACGAGTGTGTTGTCGCAGGCAATTATTGGCTTTTTATGTTTTTTTGTCAGGGATGTGACCAGTGCAATACTTGATGCAACGGTGTTATCGGTGGGTGCTAGGATCACATCAGACTTTCTGCACGCCAGTTCGACGATTGCTGCTATATCAGCTTCACTGCTGACCGCGAAATCTAATGCAGTTACATGTGATTCTGCAAGTTCTTGGCGCATTTGTTCTGCTAATGTAATGGAATTGAGTTCGCCGGAAGTATATAAAATCCCAACAGTCTTTGCCTGCGGCAGTAATTGTTTAAGCATTTTTATAGTGGCTGGTACGTCCACCATATCGTTCGTGCCGCAAACATTCGTTGTTGGATGTATAATTCCTAACGCGTTTGGATCGGTGACTGCTGCAATAAAAATTGGCCGTTTTTTTTCTACTGCACTAAGCGCCTGTGTTGCAGGAGTGGCAATGGCAAAAAATCCTGTATATTTTTTATTTGTGTGAAATTGTTGTGCAATGGTGTGTGCTTGAGTTACTGAGCCCTGTGCATTTTGTATAACAAACGCTACAGTATCGCCCATGATATTTGTTAACTCTTGGATGAAACCATCCCGAGCAGCATCCAGAGCAGGGTGTGATGCGGTTTGTAAAATCCCAATAGTGTATGCGGCAGTAGGAGTTGTTTTGTGTATTTGCTTGATGACGGTAAAACTTGCAATGAATGTTATAGCAAGTGCAGCAATGATAAAAAGCTTTTTCATAGACATCCTTTCAGGTAAGTGGAAATTTGAGATGTAATTATTTTCGTTTTAGTCATGTCTTTCCGTTTGTTTTTATTACTTTGGGCAAACAAAAAACCCCGATATTTCTACCGGGGTTTTGTATGAGCCTTGTTAATTTTTCTTTTAATTATTGGATAGATATGGCGCAGTCCCCGGATAAAGTAGTAAAAGAGCCGTAGGTAAAGGATAGGACGCAACACATGATAGACACCGACAAGCAAGTGATAGGAGAATTCTGAGAACAAGAATGATTGGTAAGAATTACTGTAGGTATCTTCATACTGTTATGTGTAGCATATAAAAGTACAAATAGCAAGGATGCGAAGGAATTGTCTCAAAGCTGTTGGTTCGAAACTTGTTTAAAAGGGGATGCAATGTTAAATGCCAGTAACTCTCTGCATTTATCAAACATGCGCTTTACTGATTGATTATTTGTAGGCAGCGTTCCATTCATTGGAATCCATCGCAACTCATTTGATTCAGCATTTTGGATTATTTGCTCATCCGAATTTACTGCCAAAAGATACCGAATGTCATAATGATAATGACCGGCCTCTTTTTTGTTAGACGGAATCCAGTGGATATCTATATCAAATATGTCACTGCTTAACGGGATTATATCATTGATTCCTGATTCTTCTTGTGCTTCTTTTATCGCAACAGCAAGTGTATCTGTGTCTCCGTCGCAATGACCACCAAGTTGAAACCATTGGTCCAGTTTTTTGTGATGCATCATAAGCGCATGCGTTCTTGCTTTGTTGAGTAGCCAACATGATGCGGTTATGTGACCACAACAATGTGATCGTTCAAAAACGTTCTCGCTGGTTGATAAAAAATCCAGAATGATTTTTTTAAATTCAGTTTCTTGCTCGGTAGGATTGTAGGCAAGGAGTGCTATTTTTAGTTGTTCTTGTTTCATGTGTTTATTCCTTTTTAACTATCCCAAAAGCGCTTTCTCATGTAATTGCTTAGGTATGAGACTTACGCTATATTGAATCCCATACGTTTTTTGATTTTTATATATATCAATAAAGAATATGCCATGCGATTCATTATAGCAATTTTCATTATTTTAGTAGTTCCCGTTCTATTTTATGTCTTTAAACCCAATCGATGGAACATTTATTTTCAAGAGCATAACAATAATCCACCACGTGAGCTTATTGTACGGGCGATTAATGATATTATAGAAAAAAAGGATGCCATGCATGCCATAGATTTTGGTTTTGGTAATGGCAATGAAACTGTCTTTTTGTTGCAACATGGCTTTTCTGTTACTGCTATTGACGCTCAGGATGCAGCTTTTATGTACCTAGAAGAAAAAACAGATGCGGCCCATTTTGCGGAAAAATTACAGACAATTAAAAGCGATTTTAGCCAGGTTGATTGGAGCATAGTTCCGAAAGCGGATGTATTTGTTGCCAGCCTTTCAATGCCATTTGTACTTCCTGATAATTTTGTAGCGGTATGGCATAGCGTAATAAAACAAATCAAGCCAGGGGGATATTTTGTAGGTCATTTTTTTGATCCTAAGTTTGAAAAGTTTTCTAAGTTCGATCGCAAAAATATGAATTTTTTTACTAAGCAAGAGTTGCTCGATTTGTTTGTTGATTTTAAAATACATTATTTTAACACCACAACAAATGAATCTAATGAGCCACGAATTCATGAGATAATTGCGCAAAAGAGGTAGGCATTGATTTTTTCAGGTTTATATGTCCACCTATATAATTCTGATTGTTTATGACGGTTAATTCTTTTTGGAGATTCAAAGCTTCTTCTAGTGTTTTAAGGGCTTTGTTAAGCTGTATAAAATCTAGTTTTACTCTTTCCATACAATGCCATCTTTTAATATGATTTGCTTGAGTTGATCGGGAACATTATTCATATCAACAATATCGATTTCGAGAGCAAGGGGTAAATTTTCTAATGTCACTCGTGTGCGAGCCATTTCACCCAGTTTAATTACTTCACCAGTATCTAATGCTAAATCCACATCTGACCCTGGAGAATTTGTTCCACGGGCGCGAGAACCAAATAAAATTACTTTTGCAGTAGGAAAATGGTAGTTAATTGCTTTTAAGATCCAGTCTTTATATTCTTGCGTCAAATTATCGTTATTCATGCGTTTATACCTTTTTTAACTATCACCAACATGCGTTCTCATGTCATTGCGTAGACATACTACTTGCGCTATATTGAATCGCATACGTTTTTTGATTTTTATATATATCAATAAAGAATATCACATGTCTTTCATTATAGTAATTCGTCCATTTTCGTTATCCGATACTCCTGCGTTAATTACCCTCTTTCGTGATGCGGTACACGCGATTAACATTCAGCATTATTCTCCTGAGCAAGTTGCGATGTGGGCGCCAGAAGAAATGAATGCTGAACATTGGCAAAATAAGCTTGAATCTTGGCAGAAGCAATTCACAAAAAATATTACCTTCGTGGCAGAAATCGATGGGAAGATTGTTGGCTTTGCAGATATGACTCGCGATGGGTACTTGGATCATTTGTATATTCATAAAGATTATCAAGGGCGTTGGGTTGCATTTCGCCTTTTAAAAGCAATTGAACAGGCTGCTCGCGATCTTGGTTTAGAAAAAATTACTACCGATTGTAGTATCACGGCAAAAGTACCGGCAGAACGTGTAGGATTTGTGGTGGTTAAAGAACAAACGGTGGTAAAAAACGGTGTATCTTTTATTAACTATGCAATGGAAAAGAAATTAAAAAAGGGATAAATCCATGAAACAAATTATAGCAATTGGCGGCGGCGGTTTTGTAAGAAGCAGTGCAGATGACCAAGCGAGACATATGGGGCATTACCTGATTGAACAAACGGGTAAAAAAAATCCAAAAGTTTGTTTTTTATCTCAAGCAAGCGCTGAATCGAAAGAATATATGGTATGGTTTTATAAAACTTTTTTGGCGTTAGGGGCGCAGCCTTCTGATATCTCTTTATTTGGCAGCGTTAAAAATAATTGGAAAGGGCATCTTCTTGCGCAAGATGTAATATACGTTGGCGGTGGTAATACGCGGAGCATGCTTGCACTGTGGCGCGAATGGGGTATGGACGCATTGTTACGGGAAGCATATGAAAAAGGAATTGTCTTGAGCGGTGTTTCCGCAGGGGCAATTTGTTGGTTTGAGCAATGCATTACCGATTCAGTGTGGCCGCTTGGAGCGTTACAGGGCCTTGGGATATTAAAAGGCAGTTGTTGTCCTCATTATGATAGTGAACCAGAACGGCGTCCCACGTATCTTGATTTTACCAAACAGGGGATCGTGCTTCCAGGCATTGCATTGGAAGATGACACAGCAGCGCATTTTGTTGATGGCGTACTGAAAGATATTGTGGTGACGAAAAAAGATAGAAAAGCGTTTACAGTATCTGCAGGTGTTGAAGAAGAGTTAAAAACGGTTTTTATCGGATGAATTTTATTTTTAGTATTCTATAAAAATATCAATTGTGGTTATAAATAAACCGCAAAACAGTATATAATGCTTGCTGATAGATGATA harbors:
- a CDS encoding WD40 repeat domain-containing protein, coding for MIRKRWCIQLSFIISMLCVGSEARSANQEEERKCEVPLADLREQQFGEWLCSVPLPLFQQIMKYTYSEQGPSTIYDQRTAWLFPYILCNDAQMVALSDDGHSLATKHTGKISVWDPKTLALLRTTEDKEDVATLPIGFQRPSFADGDKFLMVADDGTVNIYDAKTRAYIRRFAIDGKDKHVMIGLKGQYLVTRACAGKGSGAVHIWKPKESRFGPRIVAAVTRARQAYVAQQETKRRKLLKK
- a CDS encoding MFS transporter is translated as MKKLSWLSKDLIGISFTSLFNDFNHEMTTALLPAFIEQMIGTMHAPLALGIIMGFADACSMIMKLISGWLTNHVRYFKPILVIGYAITPIFTSLIGTALHIWQVFLYQIIAWMGRGLREPMKDVWLSQISSPPDYGKVYGFNRGLDTLGAIAGPTLAFFTIKYCTLPYNFFIAFIPGIISVLTLIFLTSNYKKNTAPLHPITFNEQIAQLPFQFKYFTFVMFVFGIANFNKTLLIYRAQQMFMGQTNISIIATGWTILLYILFNIIRALSEFSIGYLSDYVDRRMLLGIFGFGSFIITTFTLLFAETQIFLWMIIFMSAGLCTGTVTAVEKSYAAQLLPEEMRGIGFGLLQSIDGLGDLFSSVIVGTVWTFLSPQSAFAYSLLVTIVALILMLFVKQEPLNNPPEKIL
- a CDS encoding ATP-binding cassette domain-containing protein; translated protein: MLQLNNVDLWRGNNHILRALSCDAQHGDFIVIVGGNGAGKSTFFDTIAGKIQPQKGSIILDGKDITQLPELKRAGMITRIFQNTQLNCAGSMTVRQNLAMAHYSRRSAKLVNGMQAMPTARAQQIIQEIAMDVSVLDKPMNALSGGQRQLIAFVMATQLVPKLLLLDEPTAALDPQAATILLKYAAQFIKQHSITTLLITHDPHIALSIGNKVWVLENGSITRQFGPAEKKNLNPEKLIGQIDYAQLAA
- a CDS encoding ABC transporter substrate-binding protein; translated protein: MYLKKTILTVTALTIVSILAYTKQTNSSLYKNKTIIGILQTASHPALDAARDGFIAELKNKMDDSVEFIIQNAQGSVTNAHTIAQRFHINKAITAIYAIATPAAQAMATIEKDKPIIVAAMTDTQILGEQNNIYGVTDMIDMHKQIEMIHLLLPHAQTIAVLYNTAELNSIIQLRQIKQELNTFNIALIEVGIHQESDIPNAVSLACRKADAIICPTDNMLACAMSFIATTAYKNKKPLFACYNQAVEQGALAARGVDYAEHGKRAGYITHTLLTTTKDNSTLPIEHAATDTIYVNAKILKALELIIPESLQNHVILIEEKQ
- a CDS encoding ABC transporter substrate-binding protein; translation: MKKLFIIAALAITFIASFTVIKQIHKTTPTAAYTIGILQTASHPALDAARDGFIQELTNIMGDTVAFVIQNAQGSVTQAHTIAQQFHTNKKYTGFFAIATPATQALSAVEKKRPIFIAAVTDPNALGIIHPTTNVCGTNDMVDVPATIKMLKQLLPQAKTVGILYTSGELNSITLAEQMRQELAESHVTALDFAVSSEADIAAIVELACRKSDVILAPTDNTVASSIALVTSLTKKHKKPIIACDNTLVAAGALAARGVDYMLSGKQTAHIAYQVLIEGKKTYALPIEQALTDRIFVNKHYLDELNITIPEAIKNLVHVIDQ
- a CDS encoding NUDIX hydrolase, with the protein product MKQEQLKIALLAYNPTEQETEFKKIILDFLSTSENVFERSHCCGHITASCWLLNKARTHALMMHHKKLDQWFQLGGHCDGDTDTLAVAIKEAQEESGINDIIPLSSDIFDIDIHWIPSNKKEAGHYHYDIRYLLAVNSDEQIIQNAESNELRWIPMNGTLPTNNQSVKRMFDKCRELLAFNIASPFKQVSNQQL
- a CDS encoding class I SAM-dependent methyltransferase, giving the protein MRFIIAIFIILVVPVLFYVFKPNRWNIYFQEHNNNPPRELIVRAINDIIEKKDAMHAIDFGFGNGNETVFLLQHGFSVTAIDAQDAAFMYLEEKTDAAHFAEKLQTIKSDFSQVDWSIVPKADVFVASLSMPFVLPDNFVAVWHSVIKQIKPGGYFVGHFFDPKFEKFSKFDRKNMNFFTKQELLDLFVDFKIHYFNTTTNESNEPRIHEIIAQKR
- a CDS encoding nucleotidyltransferase domain-containing protein is translated as MNNDNLTQEYKDWILKAINYHFPTAKVILFGSRARGTNSPGSDVDLALDTGEVIKLGEMARTRVTLENLPLALEIDIVDMNNVPDQLKQIILKDGIVWKE
- a CDS encoding GNAT family N-acetyltransferase; its protein translation is MSFIIVIRPFSLSDTPALITLFRDAVHAINIQHYSPEQVAMWAPEEMNAEHWQNKLESWQKQFTKNITFVAEIDGKIVGFADMTRDGYLDHLYIHKDYQGRWVAFRLLKAIEQAARDLGLEKITTDCSITAKVPAERVGFVVVKEQTVVKNGVSFINYAMEKKLKKG
- a CDS encoding peptidase E, translated to MKQIIAIGGGGFVRSSADDQARHMGHYLIEQTGKKNPKVCFLSQASAESKEYMVWFYKTFLALGAQPSDISLFGSVKNNWKGHLLAQDVIYVGGGNTRSMLALWREWGMDALLREAYEKGIVLSGVSAGAICWFEQCITDSVWPLGALQGLGILKGSCCPHYDSEPERRPTYLDFTKQGIVLPGIALEDDTAAHFVDGVLKDIVVTKKDRKAFTVSAGVEEELKTVFIG